One window from the genome of Dyella sp. A6 encodes:
- a CDS encoding TCR/Tet family MFS transporter, whose amino-acid sequence MDTSQAPSAQAHPRRQAALAFIFVTVVVDMLAFGIIIPVLPHLIVDLIGGSIAGAAVWAGAFGALFMLMQFVCSPIQGALSDRYGRRTVLLISSFGLGADFIVMALAPVVWVLFLGRAISGMCAASFSTANAYIADIVPSQKRAAAFGTLGAAFGIGFVAGPAIGGFLGHLSIRLPFWVAAGLSLVNFAYGFFVLPESLPRERRSTRLDWRHANPLGALLLLRRYPQVLGLAAVYFLINLAQFSLNSTYVLYTDYRFGWGPQAVGFTLSLVGLCSGLVQAVLVRRLLPSLGERKMIMLGLVLCAGGYATFGLAPGMWLFVLGIPLLCLGGLSGPPVQAMVTHQVDPHEQGRLQGALTSLASLAGIFGPAMFANLFALFISDHAPVQHLPGVSFLLAAALLVAAFTVATYATRNTTASRIGQPALALAGETSPPGPAVADTLTHPPSEHSS is encoded by the coding sequence ATGGACACGTCCCAGGCACCCTCTGCCCAGGCACACCCCAGACGCCAGGCCGCACTGGCCTTCATCTTCGTCACCGTAGTGGTGGACATGCTGGCGTTCGGCATCATCATCCCGGTGCTGCCGCATCTCATCGTCGACCTGATCGGTGGCAGCATCGCCGGTGCCGCGGTGTGGGCCGGCGCGTTCGGCGCCCTGTTCATGCTGATGCAGTTCGTCTGCTCGCCGATCCAGGGGGCGCTGTCGGACCGCTACGGCCGGCGTACCGTGCTGCTGATCTCCAGCTTCGGACTCGGTGCCGATTTCATCGTGATGGCGCTGGCGCCCGTGGTGTGGGTGCTGTTCCTGGGACGTGCGATCTCCGGCATGTGCGCGGCCAGCTTCAGCACCGCCAATGCCTATATCGCCGACATCGTGCCCAGCCAGAAACGGGCCGCCGCGTTCGGCACACTGGGCGCCGCCTTCGGCATCGGCTTCGTCGCCGGCCCCGCGATCGGCGGCTTTCTTGGCCACCTGTCGATCCGGCTGCCGTTCTGGGTGGCGGCCGGGCTGTCGCTGGTCAACTTCGCCTACGGCTTTTTCGTGTTGCCGGAATCGCTGCCCCGGGAGCGTCGCAGCACCCGCCTGGACTGGCGCCACGCCAATCCGCTGGGCGCCTTGCTGCTGTTGCGACGCTACCCGCAGGTACTGGGTCTGGCCGCGGTGTATTTCCTGATCAATCTGGCGCAGTTCTCGCTCAACTCGACCTACGTGCTGTATACCGACTACCGCTTCGGCTGGGGTCCGCAGGCCGTGGGCTTCACCCTGAGCCTGGTCGGCCTGTGCAGCGGCCTGGTGCAGGCGGTGCTGGTACGACGCCTGCTGCCGTCGCTGGGCGAACGGAAGATGATCATGCTGGGCCTCGTCCTGTGTGCCGGCGGCTATGCGACGTTCGGGCTGGCACCGGGCATGTGGCTGTTCGTGCTGGGCATTCCGCTGCTGTGCCTGGGCGGGCTGTCCGGACCACCGGTACAGGCGATGGTGACCCACCAGGTCGACCCGCACGAGCAGGGCCGCCTGCAGGGTGCGCTGACCAGTCTGGCCAGCCTGGCCGGCATCTTCGGCCCTGCCATGTTCGCCAATCTGTTCGCGCTGTTCATCAGCGATCACGCACCGGTGCAGCACTTGCCCGGCGTCTCGTTCCTGCTGGCGGCGGCGCTGCTGGTCGCCGCTTTCACGGTGGCGACGTATGCCACCCGCAACACCACCGCATCCCGCATCGGCCAACCGGCGCTGGCGCTTGCCGGCGAGACCTCGCCGCCAGGCCCGGCCGTGGCCGATACGCTTACCCACCCACCCTCGGAGCATTCCTCATGA
- a CDS encoding DUF1993 domain-containing protein gives MSLSMYQASVPVFVRALSNLRHVFLKGEAHAKSKNVADDVLLQTRLVPDMLPLVKQVQIACDMACRGAARLAGAEPKSFEDNETTLAQVYDRIDRALEYVKSFRPEQIDGSETRAIQLKMRSGELNLEGQAYLLHFILPNLFFHCTTAYNLFRGMGVELGKSDFIGSM, from the coding sequence ATGAGTCTTTCCATGTACCAGGCTTCCGTCCCCGTCTTCGTGCGTGCGCTGTCGAACCTGCGCCACGTATTCCTGAAGGGCGAGGCCCACGCCAAGTCGAAGAACGTAGCGGACGACGTGCTGCTGCAGACCCGCCTGGTTCCCGACATGTTGCCGCTGGTGAAGCAGGTGCAGATCGCCTGCGACATGGCCTGCCGTGGCGCCGCCCGCCTCGCCGGCGCGGAGCCGAAGAGCTTCGAGGACAACGAAACCACACTGGCTCAGGTGTACGACCGCATCGACCGCGCGCTGGAGTACGTCAAGTCGTTCCGCCCCGAACAGATCGACGGCAGCGAGACCCGCGCGATCCAGCTGAAGATGCGCAGCGGCGAGCTGAATCTGGAAGGCCAGGCCTACCTGCTGCACTTCATCCTGCCCAACCTGTTCTTCCACTGCACCACCGCCTACAACCTGTTCCGCGGCATGGGCGTGGAGCTGGGCAAGAGCGACTTCATCGGCAGCATGTAA